Proteins encoded in a region of the Equus asinus isolate D_3611 breed Donkey chromosome X, EquAss-T2T_v2, whole genome shotgun sequence genome:
- the LOC106843411 gene encoding uncharacterized protein CXorf51A-like, which produces MAKITWKPQEPNRDVDQPTSSSKGKQKMKSPHQPGSRGGGKVLKTTLKIKRPLQRSSSKKVSEKTTKFIRKPKKAKGTMLFGHYHRLNKKMNQNEPEQDPESLEKSTTSSDDLGSQ; this is translated from the exons ATGGCGAAAATAACCTGGAAACCACAGGAGCCTAATAGAGATGTAGACCAACCAACCTCAAGCTCCAAAGGGAAGCAGAAGATGAAGAGTCCCCATCAACCTGGGTCCAGAGGTGGTGGAAAA GTACTGAAGACAACCCTGAAGATAAAAAGACCCCTTCAAAGAAGTTCGAGTAAGAAAGTCTCTGAAAAAACCACCAAATTCATAAGAAAGCCTAAGAAAGCTAAAGGAACAATGCTATTTGGTCACTACCACAGGCTGAATAAAAAGATGAATCAAAATGAGCCAGAGCAGGACCCAGAAAGCCTGGAAAAATCCACCACATCAAGTGATGACCTGGGCAGCCAGTAA